One Gimesia aquarii DNA segment encodes these proteins:
- the hutH gene encoding histidine ammonia-lyase, whose protein sequence is MTNPASSSEVVLDGGMLSIDTVYQVGLGQVMPRVTNDSLVLKQLAASKAVVDTAVAENKPIYGVTTCFGGMADVAIPNELVNASQRNLLSFLATATGEPVSSRHTRAAMLLRANVLLQGKSGVRREIIDRLIRFICADAIPVVRELGSIGASGDLVPLATIGRAITGHSSRCQILLDGQQIDGLAALKKLELEPIELQAKEGLAIVNGTSFSSAVAANCVYESQTLLAMSLAIQAMMLRALNVQHEPFAAFVHQNKPHAGQLWTAKVMREFLGAESKNGNSTNSIIQDRYSLRCLPQYFGPIVDGMARVSEVIATEMNSVTDNPLIDSVEQRFYQNGNFLGQYVAIAMDDLRRFLGLLAKHLDVQIAQLVSPEFNHGLPPSLRGDDSRIYNMGLKGLQITGNSIMPLLTYFGNPITEHFPTHAEQFNQNINGLSWTSANMAWRCVDLFQDYMAVASLFAIQAVDLRAKQELGHFDGRALLQKPLVPIYDAIYTACGEKTGQKQPFLGHDDDRWLEADLQMLKQGLKPGKGVISVIKPLVDSFKAAFEV, encoded by the coding sequence ATGACCAACCCTGCAAGTTCTTCTGAAGTAGTGCTCGATGGCGGGATGCTGTCAATTGATACGGTTTACCAAGTAGGGTTAGGGCAAGTAATGCCTCGGGTCACAAATGACTCGCTGGTACTCAAACAGTTGGCCGCCAGTAAAGCTGTGGTGGATACTGCTGTTGCTGAAAACAAGCCCATCTACGGTGTGACAACTTGTTTTGGAGGAATGGCTGATGTTGCGATTCCAAATGAGTTGGTCAATGCATCGCAACGTAACTTGCTTTCTTTCTTAGCAACTGCCACGGGAGAGCCTGTTTCCAGTCGACATACTCGTGCTGCGATGTTGCTGCGCGCCAATGTATTGTTACAAGGGAAATCAGGCGTTCGGCGTGAAATTATTGATCGACTGATTCGGTTCATTTGCGCAGATGCCATTCCTGTGGTTCGAGAATTAGGGTCTATTGGAGCGAGTGGTGACCTTGTCCCGCTTGCGACAATAGGTCGCGCGATTACAGGCCATTCATCGCGCTGTCAGATTTTGCTCGATGGCCAGCAAATCGATGGCCTGGCGGCGTTAAAAAAACTTGAACTGGAACCGATTGAATTGCAAGCCAAAGAGGGGCTTGCGATTGTTAATGGAACCTCTTTTTCATCTGCGGTAGCCGCCAATTGTGTCTATGAGTCGCAGACGTTGCTGGCGATGTCTTTAGCAATTCAGGCAATGATGTTACGAGCTTTAAACGTTCAACACGAGCCTTTTGCCGCGTTTGTGCACCAGAATAAACCGCATGCCGGTCAACTCTGGACAGCGAAAGTAATGCGTGAATTCCTGGGAGCTGAGTCCAAAAACGGCAATTCTACGAATTCAATTATACAAGATCGATATTCTTTGCGTTGTTTGCCTCAATATTTTGGCCCGATTGTAGATGGCATGGCGCGCGTTTCCGAAGTCATCGCCACTGAAATGAACTCGGTGACGGACAATCCTCTCATTGATAGTGTCGAGCAGCGTTTTTATCAAAATGGGAATTTTTTGGGGCAGTATGTTGCAATCGCGATGGATGATTTGCGACGATTTTTGGGATTACTTGCCAAACATCTTGATGTGCAAATTGCACAGTTGGTATCACCAGAATTTAATCACGGATTGCCACCTTCTTTGCGCGGCGATGATTCTCGAATTTACAACATGGGTTTGAAAGGACTGCAGATTACAGGCAATTCGATTATGCCGCTGCTAACCTATTTCGGCAATCCGATTACAGAACATTTTCCAACTCATGCGGAGCAGTTTAATCAAAACATTAACGGTTTAAGCTGGACTTCAGCGAATATGGCCTGGCGTTGTGTTGATCTGTTTCAGGATTATATGGCAGTTGCCAGTCTGTTCGCGATTCAAGCGGTCGACTTACGTGCCAAGCAAGAATTGGGGCATTTTGATGGTCGGGCCTTATTGCAAAAACCTCTGGTGCCAATTTACGATGCCATCTATACTGCCTGTGGAGAAAAAACGGGACAAAAGCAGCCTTTCCTGGGACATGATGATGACCGCTGGTTGGAAGCGGACTTACAAATGCTTAAGCAAGGTCTGAAACCTGGTAAAGGAGTCATTTCCGTGATCAAGCCGCTTGTTGACTCGTTCAAAGCGGCTTTTGAAGTATAA
- a CDS encoding PVC-type heme-binding CxxCH protein — translation MFYHSLTRYMIACTSLFSCAAVIAEETDLLPVVPEGFAVEVVAKEPAVRNPCVMAFDRLGRIFVGQGPQWRAPSPESPGDHIDILIDDNQDGTIDRTKRFAEGFNCIQGLAWKGRDLWVANAPDLTIVRDLDGDDEADEYVRVYTGLGNLEHALHGLNFGPDGKLYMSKGNSKGYNRLDQLAPKAFRELWGLPSPEGAPDYTTIEVFKKGEYQKKYHTPADDWGQQGGILRCDPDGRNLEIVSRGFRNPWDITFDDGFDWLGTDNDQTHGDKIFAPFYGAHFGWGHPWSYHWTGVGHLPTVPASSPLFEGSGSGVIHYHAKHFPAEYQNVFFVNDWMRREVYLFRPQWDGALMRAKGKSPTVFAHAEGGRSLPSSSGRVFDPTDVEVGPDGALYILSWGHAYGSTVKAGKQVDVGRVYRIRYKTNPLIEWKQKHRLKPLAEWSHDELFEDLGTHLPAWRTDAQAEFVRRGAESQSYLLARLNEGKLTRAEQTWALWTLGRLSPDDPSIEQFLAALTGNANAPKNMRIQALRILAFRVRQFGKQRQLPDIVKEQLSATQPRLRHEVVQAIWQANQSQWVPQLLDQLKREEDRVIFYSLWNALRELSSPESRKAWIDNPHANVRLGALLGLFQDDAITAEEVLAYRTDHDKRVSDLVESWLVKTGSAKPLVVMSPPPGEYHEPISVSLKTSIPGGVLTYTLDGSSPVNTSTRYRGPIKIDQTMTLKVAVAQENTQAGRISSGEYRIRHIPPYKHRAFISDIRVKSNRAYSIDWTGLMIGKRHYTDRDYRVTQVPVELRGMPFLQTVNHDDRSSGTGWLKMTSAEEVSVLVGVDIRCTSPLAWMKIGQIDGFEETGLEVKTTDAVFRFYRKRFSEGQIQLGGNTNHPESDSRRGNYIVLFERQLLPSTPVAKSVTVDDVLALMGSADSERGRELFLHPRGAGCVKCHQMEGRGSVLAPDLSDIGSRAKTPQVLIESIIKPSAVITEGFAQQQIATVNGKVYSGAVLEESGRSLKLVNSKGEVTTILKAEIEERVGTKVSPMPAGFEKLMTAQQIADLVSWLMTQKIAGDRKGFSFLDQPNQLEINFGKQRIATYLKKSKKLTRRALVNVKTHRGIQVTRNFPPRRPDDIDPGYSGEQGIIHPIMHPGIWIGFGDVNGNDYWRLKADVVFDGFIKPPTGTKKSGNFIVRNLYKSEDQSELVCSEITKYHFDRVPAGILLRIDATFQSDQRDFYFGDQEESGLAVRVASPLRVQGGNGSILNDLGKKNAAAMWGKEAKWFDYSGTIGDRQVGLMVVPNPKNFRPSWLHARDYGIVVTNPFPKQPRERKEPYTKTWVKKGEPLHLSYAVLIHDLPVEKPLDRTATYSEILEYLK, via the coding sequence TCGTACGCGACCTGGATGGTGATGATGAAGCTGACGAGTATGTCCGCGTCTATACAGGACTGGGTAATCTGGAACATGCACTACATGGTTTGAACTTTGGCCCGGATGGAAAACTCTATATGTCCAAGGGGAATTCCAAAGGGTATAACCGGCTTGATCAACTCGCTCCCAAAGCATTTCGTGAGCTGTGGGGTCTACCCTCACCAGAGGGGGCTCCAGACTACACAACCATTGAGGTGTTCAAGAAAGGAGAATACCAAAAAAAATATCATACGCCTGCTGACGACTGGGGCCAACAGGGAGGTATTTTGCGGTGTGATCCGGATGGCCGCAATCTGGAGATTGTATCACGTGGGTTCCGTAATCCGTGGGATATTACATTTGACGATGGATTTGACTGGCTTGGTACCGATAATGATCAGACACACGGAGATAAAATCTTCGCTCCCTTTTATGGTGCTCATTTCGGTTGGGGGCACCCGTGGAGTTATCATTGGACTGGTGTAGGGCACCTACCCACAGTTCCCGCCAGTAGCCCATTATTTGAAGGATCGGGAAGCGGTGTCATTCACTATCATGCGAAGCACTTTCCGGCTGAATACCAAAACGTTTTTTTTGTTAATGACTGGATGCGTCGCGAAGTCTATCTGTTCCGCCCTCAATGGGATGGGGCGTTGATGAGAGCAAAAGGGAAATCTCCCACTGTATTTGCACATGCTGAAGGAGGTCGTTCTTTACCGAGTAGTTCAGGCCGTGTCTTCGATCCTACGGATGTCGAAGTAGGGCCAGATGGTGCGCTCTATATTTTGAGTTGGGGGCATGCCTATGGCTCAACCGTCAAAGCAGGCAAGCAGGTCGATGTCGGCCGTGTTTATCGAATTCGATATAAGACAAACCCGCTGATTGAGTGGAAGCAAAAACATCGCCTGAAGCCGTTGGCAGAATGGTCACATGATGAACTGTTTGAAGATCTTGGAACGCACCTTCCTGCCTGGAGAACTGACGCACAAGCAGAGTTCGTCCGCCGTGGTGCAGAATCCCAATCTTATCTGTTAGCCAGGCTGAATGAAGGTAAACTCACCAGAGCAGAGCAAACATGGGCATTGTGGACACTGGGGAGACTCTCCCCGGACGACCCATCCATTGAACAGTTTTTGGCTGCTTTGACAGGTAATGCGAATGCTCCGAAAAACATGCGAATTCAAGCCTTGCGGATTCTTGCATTTCGTGTTCGTCAATTTGGCAAGCAAAGGCAATTACCGGATATTGTTAAGGAACAGCTCTCAGCAACGCAGCCGAGACTGCGTCACGAAGTGGTTCAAGCGATCTGGCAGGCAAATCAATCTCAATGGGTCCCCCAATTGCTGGATCAATTAAAACGCGAGGAGGATCGCGTGATATTTTATTCCCTCTGGAACGCATTGAGAGAACTCAGTAGTCCAGAATCTCGAAAAGCATGGATAGACAATCCGCATGCAAATGTCCGGTTGGGAGCACTTCTGGGACTGTTTCAAGATGATGCCATCACAGCCGAAGAGGTGTTAGCTTATCGAACCGATCATGATAAACGTGTTTCAGATTTAGTGGAAAGTTGGCTCGTAAAAACGGGAAGTGCGAAACCCCTTGTCGTAATGAGCCCTCCGCCGGGTGAATATCACGAGCCCATCAGTGTTTCGTTGAAGACATCAATACCCGGAGGAGTGTTAACTTACACACTCGATGGCTCTAGTCCGGTCAATACTTCAACTCGTTATAGGGGGCCGATCAAAATCGATCAAACGATGACGCTGAAAGTTGCTGTGGCACAAGAGAACACACAGGCTGGTCGCATTTCCTCAGGGGAATATCGCATTAGACATATTCCTCCTTATAAACACCGTGCATTTATTTCTGACATCAGAGTAAAAAGCAATCGCGCCTATTCGATTGACTGGACGGGATTAATGATTGGAAAGCGGCACTATACGGATCGTGATTATCGAGTCACTCAAGTTCCCGTTGAATTACGGGGGATGCCATTTCTGCAAACTGTCAATCATGATGATCGATCCAGTGGCACGGGATGGTTGAAGATGACCTCCGCTGAAGAGGTCTCAGTATTGGTGGGGGTAGATATCCGATGTACCAGCCCACTGGCATGGATGAAAATCGGACAGATTGACGGATTTGAAGAGACTGGGCTTGAAGTGAAGACCACGGACGCTGTATTTCGTTTTTACAGAAAACGTTTTTCTGAAGGGCAAATTCAGCTGGGGGGAAATACAAATCATCCAGAGTCTGACTCAAGGCGAGGAAACTATATTGTGCTTTTCGAACGCCAATTGCTTCCATCTACTCCCGTTGCAAAATCGGTCACAGTAGATGACGTACTCGCATTAATGGGTTCTGCTGATAGCGAACGAGGCCGTGAGTTATTCCTGCATCCGCGTGGTGCAGGCTGTGTGAAATGCCATCAAATGGAGGGCCGTGGCAGTGTACTTGCTCCCGACCTGTCAGATATCGGCTCACGTGCTAAAACGCCTCAGGTTCTAATTGAATCAATTATTAAACCAAGCGCCGTCATTACAGAAGGGTTCGCACAACAGCAAATCGCTACTGTTAATGGTAAAGTTTATAGTGGCGCAGTACTCGAAGAGTCGGGGCGTTCGTTGAAGCTGGTGAATTCAAAGGGGGAGGTCACGACCATACTCAAAGCAGAGATTGAGGAACGTGTAGGAACGAAAGTCTCTCCTATGCCTGCAGGATTTGAAAAGCTGATGACAGCTCAGCAGATTGCCGATCTCGTCTCATGGCTGATGACGCAGAAAATTGCCGGTGACCGAAAGGGATTTTCTTTCCTTGATCAGCCTAATCAACTCGAGATTAATTTTGGTAAGCAACGTATTGCAACCTATCTCAAAAAGTCAAAAAAACTGACGCGCCGCGCATTGGTAAATGTGAAGACTCACCGTGGAATTCAAGTGACACGAAATTTTCCACCTCGCAGACCCGATGATATTGATCCAGGATATTCGGGTGAGCAAGGCATAATTCATCCGATCATGCATCCTGGAATCTGGATTGGATTTGGTGATGTGAATGGGAATGATTACTGGCGCTTAAAAGCGGATGTTGTTTTTGACGGTTTTATCAAACCACCAACGGGCACAAAAAAATCGGGGAATTTTATAGTCCGAAATCTCTACAAAAGTGAAGATCAATCAGAGTTGGTTTGTAGCGAAATTACTAAATATCACTTTGATCGAGTACCTGCTGGCATACTGCTGCGAATCGATGCCACCTTTCAGTCTGATCAACGTGATTTCTATTTTGGAGACCAGGAAGAATCCGGTTTGGCGGTTCGGGTGGCATCACCTCTCCGCGTTCAAGGAGGTAACGGATCAATTTTGAATGATCTAGGCAAAAAAAATGCGGCTGCGATGTGGGGTAAAGAAGCAAAATGGTTTGACTATTCCGGAACCATCGGAGACAGGCAAGTTGGTTTGATGGTCGTTCCCAATCCCAAAAATTTCCGGCCTTCCTGGTTGCATGCACGCGATTACGGCATCGTTGTCACAAACCCGTTTCCGAAACAGCCCAGGGAGCGGAAAGAACCCTATACAAAAACCTGGGTGAAAAAAGGTGAACCACTTCATCTTTCTTACGCCGTTTTGATCCATGATTTACCTGTAGAGAAACCGCTGGACCGCACCGCGACTTATAGCGAGATACTTGAGTATCTGAAATAA